One window from the genome of Natrialba magadii ATCC 43099 encodes:
- the trmB gene encoding HTH-type sugar sensing transcriptional regulator TrmB translates to MASDELRSTVERVGDRFNLGEYEIDAYLTVLEHGQLTASEIADRTDIPQPRVYDTVRSLSDRGLVELRESRPMKVVAIDPGEAFDDVQSSLEQMIDELEARYTAPARDTEAVSLVKSRSTILRYLEEVIDAAEYELSLSLTPGLLTRFEDELRNAVDAGVSVDLLITPADEAPTPAEFEYQNVATTVRARRGITTPVIAVADGNYSVYATQDALRDDQDRYGVIFNRSSLGFLVSGFFGTVLWTTAEETLSEDGSKRSYPRRYASIRRCVKDLIEEGGEFYATIEGRDVEVGGTRIVRGRVLDISFEVSEEVASLTVETEEGEEVTVGGRVAALEDIEGHEIHIGRNKPPSIDD, encoded by the coding sequence ATGGCATCAGACGAACTGCGCTCGACCGTCGAGCGCGTCGGGGATCGGTTCAACCTCGGCGAGTACGAGATCGACGCCTATCTGACCGTTCTAGAGCACGGCCAGCTCACGGCGAGCGAAATTGCCGACCGGACCGACATCCCACAGCCCCGCGTCTACGACACCGTCCGCAGCCTCAGCGACCGTGGACTGGTCGAACTGCGCGAATCGCGTCCGATGAAGGTCGTCGCGATCGATCCCGGCGAGGCCTTCGACGACGTTCAGAGTTCGCTCGAGCAGATGATCGACGAACTGGAGGCGCGCTACACCGCGCCCGCCCGTGACACCGAGGCCGTCTCGCTGGTCAAGTCCCGGTCGACGATCCTTCGATACCTGGAGGAGGTCATCGACGCCGCGGAGTACGAACTGTCGCTGTCGCTGACACCTGGTCTGCTGACCCGGTTCGAGGACGAACTCCGCAACGCCGTCGACGCCGGCGTTAGCGTGGATCTGCTCATTACGCCAGCCGACGAAGCACCCACACCGGCGGAGTTCGAGTACCAGAACGTCGCGACGACCGTCCGCGCTCGACGCGGGATCACGACGCCGGTCATCGCCGTCGCAGACGGGAACTACTCCGTCTACGCGACCCAGGACGCCCTGCGTGACGACCAGGACCGCTACGGCGTCATCTTCAACCGCTCCTCCCTCGGCTTCCTCGTCTCCGGCTTCTTCGGCACGGTCCTCTGGACGACCGCCGAAGAGACACTGAGCGAGGACGGCTCGAAGCGTTCCTACCCCCGCAGATACGCCTCGATTCGACGCTGCGTGAAGGACCTCATCGAGGAAGGTGGTGAGTTCTACGCCACCATCGAGGGCCGCGATGTCGAAGTTGGCGGCACCCGAATCGTTCGCGGGCGCGTCCTCGACATCTCCTTCGAGGTCAGCGAGGAGGTCGCGAGCCTCACCGTCGAGACCGAGGAAGGCGAGGAGGTCACCGTCGGTGGCCGCGTCGCCGCACTCGAGGACATCGAGGGACACGAGATCCACATCGGACGCAACAAACCGCCGTCGATCGACGACTAG
- a CDS encoding mechanosensitive ion channel family protein — MLEDLLEGTRSPVEVLQDNVPFGVSEVIVAVVVLVIGWYLSNVVVRLTGRTVARRIERPSVTRTVLRGVRISVLVVAFAVAAGVLGVGDTEILLSVTVISAVIAVVLAPLVSSFVTGIFVLADRPYEIGDMIEIIDEGHTGFVEDITIRYTKIFTLENTFIVIPNSEIYNRDVINYSAEDERTRISVEFEVTYESDLEAARRHAERAARSVDMVIGGGPDIRIGSARYAAAPVCTIDSYADNGVVLTLAFWVQHPYKQRIARSEVQSAVRSRFADLDIEFAYPHRHHVFDNTTGVARVTVGDGDDGDSPAPGHEHRNAHDADREGEAIRADSDVESGDS, encoded by the coding sequence ATGCTAGAGGACCTGCTGGAGGGGACGCGATCACCCGTCGAGGTGCTCCAGGACAACGTTCCCTTCGGTGTCAGCGAGGTCATCGTGGCAGTCGTCGTGCTGGTGATCGGCTGGTACCTCTCGAACGTCGTCGTCCGTCTCACTGGTCGGACCGTTGCTCGCCGAATCGAGCGGCCGAGCGTCACCCGAACGGTTCTCCGTGGGGTGCGAATCTCCGTGCTCGTCGTGGCGTTCGCCGTCGCGGCTGGCGTACTTGGCGTCGGTGATACAGAAATTCTCCTCTCGGTTACCGTTATCTCCGCCGTCATCGCCGTCGTCCTCGCACCGCTGGTCAGTAGTTTCGTTACTGGAATCTTCGTGCTCGCAGATCGGCCCTACGAAATCGGCGACATGATCGAAATCATCGACGAGGGCCACACCGGTTTCGTCGAGGACATCACGATCAGGTACACGAAAATTTTCACACTCGAGAACACCTTCATCGTGATCCCGAACTCGGAGATCTACAACCGTGATGTCATCAACTACTCCGCGGAGGACGAGCGGACGCGAATCTCGGTCGAGTTCGAGGTGACCTACGAGAGTGACCTCGAGGCTGCTCGTCGACACGCAGAGCGGGCGGCGCGAAGCGTCGACATGGTTATCGGCGGTGGTCCGGATATCCGGATTGGGAGCGCCCGATATGCGGCTGCGCCGGTCTGTACCATTGACTCCTACGCTGACAACGGAGTCGTGCTTACGCTGGCGTTCTGGGTCCAACACCCCTACAAACAGCGGATCGCCCGTTCAGAGGTCCAGTCGGCGGTCCGGTCACGCTTCGCGGATCTGGATATCGAGTTCGCGTACCCACACCGTCACCACGTCTTCGATAATACGACGGGTGTTGCCCGCGTTACGGTCGGCGATGGAGACGATGGCGACAGCCCCGCTCCCGGACACGAGCACAGAAACGCACACGATGCCGACCGCGAAGGGGAAGCGATACGGGCAGACTCCGATGTGGAGTCAGGCGACTCCTGA
- a CDS encoding universal stress protein, with amino-acid sequence MALVVVPVRYPLTKHSRRTLEEAIEIARERDAAITVLHVDLYQNGKKVTRIDLKNAVERSIGPIENARYVVRTGFLVEESILDEVAAEDADIVVIGSQQASRLRRIFRRLTDNPDIDRYLRTHLDCEVVTVESAHA; translated from the coding sequence ATGGCGCTTGTCGTGGTTCCCGTTCGATATCCACTGACGAAACACTCGCGGCGGACACTCGAGGAGGCAATCGAGATCGCCCGCGAGCGCGATGCGGCGATCACGGTTCTACATGTGGACCTCTATCAGAACGGGAAGAAAGTAACGAGAATCGATCTAAAAAACGCGGTCGAGCGATCGATCGGGCCAATCGAGAACGCCCGGTACGTCGTCCGAACCGGGTTCCTCGTCGAAGAGAGTATTCTCGACGAGGTTGCGGCCGAGGATGCTGATATCGTCGTTATCGGCAGCCAGCAGGCGAGTCGCCTGCGTCGCATCTTCCGTCGGTTGACGGACAATCCGGATATCGACCGCTATCTGCGAACACACCTCGACTGCGAGGTCGTCACTGTCGAAAGCGCGCACGCGTAG
- a CDS encoding DUF5816 domain-containing protein, translating to MRSIVTEDGDTVFISQTDGDTGSKGPFLVVYETSDADSRYGWFCTNCEDVDNAMDSMGRIKCNQCGNFRKPTEWDAAHE from the coding sequence ATGCGATCGATCGTCACCGAGGACGGCGACACCGTCTTCATCTCGCAAACAGACGGCGATACGGGGTCGAAGGGCCCTTTCCTCGTCGTTTACGAAACGAGCGACGCTGACAGCCGCTATGGGTGGTTCTGTACGAACTGCGAGGATGTCGACAACGCGATGGACTCCATGGGCCGGATCAAGTGCAACCAGTGTGGGAACTTCCGGAAACCCACGGAGTGGGACGCAGCACACGAATAG
- a CDS encoding DUF7116 family protein codes for MRLVEQARSIFAELGYTVEGTGPEFRAERAWKVVHVNTVFENAELPSSSSTEQFHCFVAHPEDAADLENQLLSTNPSYEWAIIAVDGDDYQVERAPPGPRVSA; via the coding sequence ATGCGACTCGTCGAGCAGGCCAGGTCGATCTTCGCCGAGCTTGGATACACCGTCGAAGGAACCGGCCCCGAGTTTCGGGCCGAACGCGCGTGGAAAGTCGTCCACGTAAACACAGTCTTCGAGAACGCCGAACTTCCGTCCTCATCGTCGACCGAACAGTTCCACTGTTTCGTCGCCCACCCCGAGGACGCAGCCGATCTCGAAAACCAGCTTCTTAGCACAAACCCCAGCTACGAGTGGGCCATCATCGCCGTCGACGGGGACGACTATCAGGTCGAACGCGCCCCACCGGGACCGCGCGTCTCCGCCTGA